The following are encoded together in the Choloepus didactylus isolate mChoDid1 chromosome 7, mChoDid1.pri, whole genome shotgun sequence genome:
- the NRSN1 gene encoding neurensin-1, translating into MSSCSNVCGSGQAPPAAEGGHQRYGVRSYLHKFYEDCTASIWEYEDDFQIQRSPNRWSSVFWKVGLISGTAFVILGLTVLAVGFLVPPKIEAFGEADFVVVDTHAVQFNGALDICKLTGAILFCIGGTSMAGCLLMSVFVKSYSKEEKFLQQRFKERIGDIKVHTQPITKAPGPGETKIPVTLSRVQNVQPLSAT; encoded by the exons ATGAGCTCCTGCAGCAATGTCTGTGGGTCCgggcaggcaccacctgctgccGAAGGCGGGCACCAGCGCTACGGTGTCCGGTCCTACCTGCACAAGTTTTATGAGGACTGCACCGCCTCGATCTGGGAGTATGAGGATGATTTCCAGATCCAGAGATCACCTAATAGGTGGAGCTCGGTATTCTGGAAG GTCGGACTCATCTCTGGCACAGCCTTTGTGATCCTGGGATTGACTGTTCTGGCAGTGGGCTTCCTGGTGCCCCCCAAAATCGAAGCCTTTGGTGAAGCCGATTTTGTGGTGGTGGACACACACGCTGTCCAGTTTAATGGCGCCCTTGACATCTGCAAGCTGACAGGAGCCATTCTCTTCTGCATCGGAGGCACGTCCATGGCGGGCTGCCTGCTGATGTCGGTGTTTGTGAAAAGCTactccaaagaagaaaaattcctTCAGCAAAGGTTTAAAGAACGAATAGGGGACATCAAGGTGCATACCCAGCCCATTACAAAAGCTCCAGGCCCAGGGGAAACTAAGATTCCAGTCACCTTGTCCAGGGTTCAAAATGTCCAGCCTCTATCGGCAACCTGA